From Vigna unguiculata cultivar IT97K-499-35 chromosome 5, ASM411807v1, whole genome shotgun sequence, the proteins below share one genomic window:
- the LOC114183631 gene encoding trypsin inhibitor 1A-like: protein MRSATLFALFLLSALTFYPPSITAQPVFDGNGNVVKNGGRFYIKPRLFGAGGGIERARTGDEESPLSVVQSPFETDPGQPWIIRSMLRTAFLPEGRVSISYEYVQLGNSVESNEWIAVPGQPEGTVVKTGYPNSVSGFFIMTRASSDNTYKFSFCSNGGTCSDVGVVNDEAGNRILAITQEPFEFFLTQLPSDASK, encoded by the coding sequence ATGAGGAGTGCAACGCTCTTTGCTCTCTTCCTTCTCTCTGCCCTAACCTTCTACCCTCCTTCAATCACCGCTCAACCTGTCTTTGACGGAAATGGTAACGTCGTTAAAAATGGTGGCCGATTCTATATAAAGCCACGCCTTTTTGGAGCCGGCGGTGGTATTGAACGAGCCAGAACTGGAGACGAAGAATCCCCTCTCTCTGTTGTTCAATCTCCATTCGAGACCGATCCAGGGCAGCCATGGATTATTCGATCCATGCTCCGAACCGCTTTTCTTCCTGAAGGCAGAGTCTCCATTAGCTACGAATATGTTCAACTCGGTAACTCTGTTGAGAGTAATGAGTGGATCGCTGTTCCGGGTCAGCCTGAAGGAACCGTCGTTAAAACTGGCTATCCAAATTCAGTGTCAGGTTTCTTCATTATGACAAGAGCTTCCTCAGACAATACCTATAAGTTTTCGTTCTGTTCAAATGGCGGCACCTGCAGTGATGTTGGGGTTGTTAATGATGAAGCGGGGAACAGGATTTTGGCCATCACTCAGGAACCATTCGAGTTTTTTCTTACGCAACTTCCTTCCGATGCATCTAAGTGA